The Onthophagus taurus isolate NC chromosome 2, IU_Otau_3.0, whole genome shotgun sequence genome includes a window with the following:
- the LOC111427454 gene encoding sodium-coupled monocarboxylate transporter 1: protein MNEVRNMAWDYVVFVVFVIATTFVAVYSRCFGPKEKTKADFVFAAGKVSMGAMMLSIARGTLGVRSFLGYPSELFYRGSTMWETLYGMILAYPIVCYIFVPVYFSLGITSVYQYLDLRFKSRLVRCLASGTYIIRQLLNQGVTVFTPCVALNTIIGMPYWLSICGISFVSIIFTLLGGLKAAIWADVMQGLTMIAVSVAIIVQGCIEGGGALNVVQENYDGGRLGFFNFDTDPTIRVTTISAVVGQLFMSLSIFGCQQNFVQRYCSMDSQSKVTKTLMYNIPVITVLFSLSWVVGMVIYAIYASCDPLSAGYIKKFDEILPFYMEDRFSYIPGILGLFIATLFNGALSLNVSNLNSLATVTFEDFLRPLPALKGLRDKHQLYWIKAISVVYGLAIMGISFGIGLLSGVIESSMLVTSATSGPLLGVFLLAMLVPCCNWKGAAVGVIAGHLTTLWITFGSLYVEKKPEKILDLTIDGCTNNSFSEYILKDHPFPQRILNHQYTIRTTTAEPRIDLQHEDAFTQIHSITYMYYSLIGCFVTVFLGWIISYFTASETDRYDENLIHPIARKIASFFPGKQRHYTDGDEIARGKSIDDDKIPTLTAVSMERLPSAAYSQEVSLDSESCNTKL from the exons ATGAACGAAGTACGGAACATGGCATGGGACTACGTTGTCTTTGTGGTATTTGTAATAGCGACAACGTTCGTTGCTGTATATTCCCGTTGCTTTGGCCCCAAAGAGAAAACTAAAGCCGATTTCGTATTCGCCGCTGGAAAAGTCTCAATGGGTGCAATGATGTTAAGTATAGCGAGAGGAACTTTAGGAGTACGCTCATTTTTAG gATATCCATCTGAGTTATTTTACAGAGGAAGTACAATGTGGGAAACTTTATATGGAATGATTCTCGCTTATCCAATCGTTTGCTACATATTCGTTCCAGTTTATTTCAGTTTGGGAATAACCTCTGTTTACcaatatttagatttaagaTTTAAATCTCGATTGGTTCGATGTTTAGCATCTGGGACGTATATTATAAGGCAACTTTTGAATCAAGGCGTAACCGTTTTTACACCATGCGTAGCTTTAAACACAATTATTGGAATGCCGTATTGGTTGTCGATTTGTGGGATCAGCTTCGTCAGCATTATTTTCACCCTTTTG GGTGGATTAAAAGCAGCAATTTGGGCCGATGTTATGCAAGGTTTAACAATGATAGCTGTGAGCGTGGCCATCATAGTCCAGGGATGTATAGAAGGTGGTGGCGCTCTCAATGTTGTGCAGGAAAACTACGACGGAGGTCGCCTGGGATTCTTTAA TTTCGATACGGATCCAACGATACGAGTCACTACAATTTCTGCGGTTGTTGGACAACTTTTTATGTCTCTTTCTATATTTGGGTGCCAACAGAATTTCGTACAAAGATATTGCAGTATGGATTCGCAATCAAAAGTGACCaa AACGTTAATGTACAACATTCCCGTTATTACGGTCCTGTTCAGCTTATCTTGGGTAGTAGGCATGGTTATCTACGCCATTTACGCCTCTTGCGACCCACTTTCAGCGGGATACATAAAGAAATTCGATGAGATCTTGCCATTTTACATGGAAGATCGGTTTTCGTATATCCCAGGAATTTTAGGACTGTTTATAGCAACTTTATTTAACGGAGCTTTAAG tTTGAATGTATCAAATCTCAATTCCTTGGCAACTGTTACATTCGAAGATTTTCTACGTCCACTACCAGCGTTGAAAGGACTAAGGGATAAACACCAATTATATTGGATCAAAGCCATTAGTGTTGTTTACGGATTAGCGATTATGGGAATAAGTTTCGGAATAGGATTACTGTCCGGAGTGATCGAATCTTCCATGCTGGTGACGTCCGCCACATCCGGACCTTTGTTAGGCGTTTTTCTCCTTGCAATGTTGGTTCCATGCTGCAACTGGAAG GGAGCAGCAGTTGGTGTAATCGCTGGGCATCTAACAACACTGTGGATTACTTTCGGCAGCTTATACGTCGAAAAGAAAccagaaaaaattttagatttaaccATTGATGGTTGCACCAACAATTCGTTTAGCGAATATATACTAAAAGATCATCCGTTCCCACAAAGAATCTTAAATCATCAATATACTATAAGAACAACGACAGCTGAACCGAGAATAGATCTGCAACATGA AGATGCTTTCACACAAATCCATTCGATAACATACATGTACTACTCGTTGATAGGATGTTTCGTCACTGTCTTCTTGGGTTGGATAATTTCCTATTTCACCGCCAGTGAAACAGATCGATACGATGAAAACTTGATACATCCTATTGCGAGGAAAATCGCCTCGTTCTTTCC